A window of bacterium contains these coding sequences:
- a CDS encoding sodium:solute symporter family protein, with the protein MDALQQLQVHTNFSVADWAIVIAFLVASTIAGMWAMKYIRDMDDYVVAGRSVRTYLGVASMIAAELGLVTVMYSAQMGFTSAFAAFSVAVLAAIAGLIVGQTGFIVVPLRRLGIMTIPEFYERRFSRGLRIFGGLILAASGILNMGMFLKADAMFVTSVVGMNDDNTLKWAMTLILLLVLMYTTVGGMISVVFTDYLQYTVMSIGMIVTSVILMMHFGWNGILVNVQQITGDKGFNPLTADGIGPTYLVWMLFLGFISACVWQTSVMRATSAETEKVVRNTYSWGSIGFLVRFIVPYFWGICALVFVFSNPQLREILLGLKAAVAADPENTKAAGELGTFQLRAMPIALSTIMPVGFIGLLTAGMLAAAMSTYNTYLHTWSAVLTQDFVAPLCGNRLGSRARINIARAIMCLIAFFLLVWGLWYPLAERLWDYMALTGAVYFTGAFAVLVCGIYWKKASRAGAYAAFASGFLMLLELGPIKSALTGAGVPVPKIEILGLVVGALALILMVVVSLLVPDDSAPAVPDDEEVA; encoded by the coding sequence ATGGACGCCCTTCAGCAACTGCAGGTCCACACCAACTTCAGCGTCGCCGACTGGGCAATCGTCATCGCCTTCCTGGTGGCCTCCACCATCGCCGGCATGTGGGCGATGAAGTACATCCGCGACATGGATGACTATGTGGTGGCCGGGCGCTCGGTGCGCACCTACCTGGGTGTGGCCTCGATGATCGCCGCCGAACTGGGCCTCGTCACGGTCATGTACTCGGCCCAGATGGGTTTCACCAGCGCCTTCGCCGCCTTCTCGGTGGCGGTGTTGGCGGCAATCGCCGGGCTGATTGTCGGACAGACCGGCTTCATCGTGGTGCCCCTGCGCCGCCTGGGCATCATGACCATCCCCGAGTTCTATGAGCGGCGCTTCAGCCGCGGCCTGCGCATCTTCGGCGGCCTCATCCTGGCGGCCTCGGGCATCCTGAACATGGGCATGTTCCTCAAGGCCGACGCCATGTTCGTCACCAGCGTCGTCGGCATGAACGACGACAACACGCTCAAGTGGGCCATGACTCTGATCCTGCTCCTGGTGCTGATGTACACCACCGTCGGGGGCATGATCTCCGTCGTCTTCACCGACTACCTGCAGTACACCGTGATGTCCATAGGCATGATCGTCACCAGCGTCATCCTGATGATGCATTTCGGCTGGAACGGCATCCTGGTCAACGTGCAGCAGATCACCGGCGACAAGGGTTTCAACCCCCTGACTGCCGATGGCATCGGTCCGACGTACCTCGTCTGGATGCTGTTCCTGGGCTTCATCAGCGCCTGCGTCTGGCAGACTTCCGTCATGCGGGCGACGTCGGCCGAGACGGAGAAGGTCGTGCGCAACACCTACTCGTGGGGCTCCATCGGCTTCCTGGTACGCTTCATCGTCCCGTACTTCTGGGGCATCTGCGCCCTGGTCTTCGTCTTCAGCAACCCGCAGCTGCGCGAGATCCTGCTGGGCCTCAAGGCCGCCGTCGCCGCCGATCCGGAGAACACGAAGGCGGCGGGCGAGTTGGGCACCTTCCAGTTGCGGGCCATGCCCATCGCGCTGAGCACCATCATGCCGGTGGGGTTCATCGGCTTGCTGACCGCCGGCATGCTGGCGGCGGCCATGTCCACCTACAACACGTACCTGCACACTTGGAGCGCGGTGCTCACGCAGGACTTCGTCGCCCCCCTGTGCGGCAACCGCCTCGGCAGCCGGGCCCGGATCAACATCGCCCGCGCCATCATGTGCCTGATCGCGTTCTTCCTGCTCGTCTGGGGGCTGTGGTACCCGCTAGCCGAGCGCCTGTGGGACTACATGGCGCTCACGGGGGCGGTCTACTTCACCGGCGCCTTCGCCGTGCTGGTGTGTGGGATCTACTGGAAGAAGGCCAGTCGCGCCGGAGCCTATGCGGCCTTCGCCAGCGGCTTCCTGATGCTGCTGGAGCTGGGGCCGATCAAGTCGGCTCTCACCGGGGCCGGCGTGCCCGTCCCCAAGATCGAGATCCTGGGGCTGGTCGTCGGGGCCCTGGCGCTGATACTGATGGTGGTGGTATCGCTGCTTGTGCCTGACGACTCCGCCCCTGCCGTACCGGATGACGAGGAGGTGGCCTGA
- a CDS encoding ADP-ribosylglycohydrolase family protein: MPSLQEQRNLAAAELTQLAEEGARTVELARALKLAGEQDEAMQAEALEVFWREAVVAQEELQTPYVEPSTLPEIQAERPAGPRRLPLADGDMLQDRMLGAWLGRCAGCMLGKPVEGWPRANIEKLLQAADALPLDNYFPPVEDLPEGLKWHPSYHECLRGNITHGVRDDDTDYTVLGLHILEAHGPQFGPRHVAQEWLLRLPYHKTYTAERVAYRNLVNDVWPPDSAVVMNPYREWIGAQIRADGFGYGAAGWPERAADFAWRDASISHTKNGIYGEMFFAALIAACLAMDDLHAAIEVALSEIPARCRLAEAVRDMLAWCGEGPWEATWDQVMAKYGHYHPVHTINNACLVLMGLLHSGGDFTKAICIAVTGGLDTDCNGATAGSVMGALLGARALPAKWTEPLGDTLHSAIDGFNVNRISDLAQRSVEMAEKVLS, encoded by the coding sequence ATGCCATCACTGCAGGAGCAGAGGAATCTGGCGGCCGCGGAGCTGACGCAACTGGCCGAGGAGGGCGCCCGCACCGTGGAGCTGGCTCGGGCCCTGAAGCTGGCCGGGGAGCAGGACGAGGCGATGCAGGCGGAGGCCCTCGAGGTCTTCTGGCGCGAGGCCGTCGTCGCGCAGGAGGAGCTGCAGACGCCCTACGTGGAGCCCTCGACCCTCCCCGAGATCCAGGCCGAGCGTCCGGCCGGGCCGCGACGGCTGCCGCTGGCCGACGGGGATATGCTGCAGGACCGGATGCTGGGCGCGTGGCTGGGCCGCTGCGCCGGCTGCATGTTGGGCAAGCCGGTGGAGGGCTGGCCGCGCGCGAACATCGAGAAGCTGCTGCAGGCGGCCGACGCCCTGCCGCTGGACAACTACTTCCCGCCCGTCGAGGACCTCCCCGAAGGGCTCAAGTGGCATCCGAGCTACCATGAGTGCCTGCGAGGCAACATCACCCACGGCGTGCGCGACGACGACACCGACTACACCGTGCTGGGGCTGCACATCCTGGAGGCCCACGGCCCGCAGTTCGGGCCGCGGCACGTGGCCCAGGAGTGGCTGCTGCGCCTGCCGTACCACAAGACCTACACCGCCGAGCGCGTGGCCTACCGCAACCTGGTGAACGACGTGTGGCCGCCGGATTCGGCGGTCGTGATGAACCCGTACCGCGAGTGGATCGGAGCGCAGATCCGGGCTGACGGCTTCGGCTATGGCGCCGCCGGGTGGCCGGAGCGGGCCGCCGACTTCGCCTGGCGCGACGCCTCGATCTCCCACACCAAGAATGGCATCTATGGCGAGATGTTCTTCGCGGCGCTGATTGCGGCATGTCTGGCGATGGACGACCTCCACGCGGCGATCGAGGTGGCGCTGAGCGAGATCCCGGCCCGGTGCCGCCTGGCCGAGGCGGTGCGCGACATGCTCGCCTGGTGCGGTGAGGGCCCGTGGGAGGCGACCTGGGACCAGGTGATGGCCAAGTATGGCCACTACCACCCGGTCCACACGATCAACAACGCCTGCCTGGTGCTGATGGGCCTGCTGCACAGCGGCGGGGACTTCACGAAGGCCATCTGCATCGCGGTGACGGGGGGCCTGGACACCGACTGCAACGGCGCGACGGCGGGGTCGGTGATGGGGGCGCTGCTGGGGGCGCGGGCGCTGCCGGCGAAGTGGACAGAGCCGCTGGGCGACACGCTGCACAGCGCCATAGACGGCTTCAATGTCAACCGCATCAGCGACCTGGCGCAGCGTTCCGTGGAGATGGCGGAGAAGGTGCTGAGTTAG
- a CDS encoding DUF1559 domain-containing protein: protein MRTRGFTLIELLVVIAIIAILAAILFPVFAKAREKARQSSCQSNCKQIGLAVMQYAQDYDERTPRHCDNAGASASDDCWGKVVQPYIKNTQVFICPSASANTATAGNYGWNIRGCDQRSLGQFAHPAETIMVADHIAPGESPSYSGGYIRAPNCCGSGNPLTGQQFSLISSRHNDGANVAFTDGHVKWYHGSANNQNYGGLLGTQYNWNDQ, encoded by the coding sequence ATGAGAACCCGCGGCTTCACACTCATCGAGCTTCTCGTCGTGATTGCCATCATCGCCATTCTCGCGGCGATCCTGTTCCCTGTCTTCGCCAAAGCCCGCGAGAAGGCCCGCCAGTCAAGCTGCCAAAGCAACTGCAAGCAGATCGGTCTGGCTGTCATGCAGTACGCCCAGGACTACGACGAGCGCACGCCCAGGCACTGCGACAACGCGGGGGCGTCCGCGAGCGATGACTGCTGGGGCAAGGTGGTCCAGCCTTACATCAAGAACACGCAGGTGTTCATCTGCCCCTCGGCGTCGGCCAACACGGCGACCGCCGGCAACTACGGCTGGAACATCCGGGGCTGCGACCAGCGCTCCCTGGGGCAGTTCGCCCATCCGGCCGAGACGATCATGGTCGCCGACCACATCGCTCCGGGTGAGTCGCCGTCGTACAGCGGCGGCTACATCCGAGCGCCCAACTGCTGCGGCTCGGGCAATCCCCTGACCGGCCAGCAATTCTCCCTGATCTCCTCGCGCCACAATGATGGGGCCAACGTGGCCTTCACGGACGGCCACGTGAAGTGGTACCACGGCAGCGCGAACAACCAGAACTACGGGGGGCTGCTGGGGACCCAGTACAACTGGAACGACCAGTGA
- a CDS encoding PAS domain-containing protein, with the protein MKLALRWKITIAVTLGSAAILAVLYAYLHAAVRVVETRQLTESLLTQAHLAADQLPPLTPHATGLQAWSQALDARIGARVTIIAADGVVLADSREEPGAMENHADRPERLQALAYGHGSSIRFSHTLRMDMLYVAIPVGTPEAAAGPVLRLARPLVEVYAAQAGLQRALLATLAAALAAIWLLGLLLARHLTAPVEHLVRVARRVSKGDLTARAERLAEPELAELGTVLNSALDELARLLQSSQRESRYYAAILQQMSDAVVIVDRTGRAQFVNAAFARLFRTDEAAAEGRSSEQLALNYDLSALLKRAVEQGAVLHDEVRVLYPEPRSLAAVVTPLHDDQGQTLGAVGLLHDVTDLRRLDEVRREFVANASHELRTPAAGVKALAEALQMGALRDPERGPRFVGQIVEAADRLTSILDDMLVLTRVERGQQLLKPEPVAVAPAVAEVVEELRLRAEEKGLALETRVGAEDIVRADPHGLHTVLLNLADNALKYTPRGGLVTITGRAAPEGYELAVSDTGVGIPPEHQGRIFERFYRVDKARDRATGGTGLGLSIVRHIMESHGGRVTVHSVPGEGSTFSVFFPAAAGDGDAATK; encoded by the coding sequence ATGAAGCTGGCTCTGCGCTGGAAGATCACCATCGCCGTCACGCTCGGGTCGGCGGCCATCCTCGCGGTGCTATACGCGTACCTGCATGCGGCGGTGCGTGTGGTCGAGACCCGGCAGCTTACCGAGAGCCTGCTGACCCAGGCCCACCTGGCCGCCGACCAACTCCCGCCCCTCACGCCACATGCCACCGGGTTGCAGGCCTGGTCGCAAGCCCTCGATGCGCGGATTGGCGCGCGCGTGACAATCATCGCCGCGGACGGCGTCGTGCTCGCCGACAGCCGCGAGGAGCCCGGTGCCATGGAGAACCACGCGGACCGGCCCGAGCGCCTGCAAGCCCTGGCCTACGGCCACGGCAGCAGCATCCGCTTCAGCCACACCCTGCGCATGGACATGCTCTATGTGGCAATCCCCGTGGGGACCCCGGAGGCTGCGGCAGGGCCGGTGCTGCGGCTGGCCCGGCCGCTGGTGGAGGTCTACGCGGCCCAGGCCGGCTTGCAGCGAGCGCTGCTGGCGACCCTCGCGGCGGCGCTGGCGGCCATCTGGCTGCTGGGGCTGCTGCTGGCGCGCCACCTGACCGCACCGGTGGAGCACCTGGTGCGCGTGGCCCGGCGGGTGAGCAAGGGCGACCTGACCGCGCGCGCGGAGAGACTGGCCGAGCCGGAGCTGGCGGAGCTGGGCACGGTGCTCAACTCGGCCCTGGATGAGCTGGCGCGGCTGCTCCAGTCGTCGCAGCGCGAATCCCGGTACTATGCGGCCATACTCCAGCAGATGAGCGATGCCGTGGTGATCGTGGACCGCACCGGACGCGCCCAGTTCGTCAATGCGGCGTTCGCCCGCCTGTTCCGCACCGATGAGGCGGCGGCCGAAGGCCGCTCATCCGAGCAACTCGCCCTCAACTACGACCTGAGCGCCCTGCTCAAGCGGGCCGTCGAGCAGGGGGCCGTGCTGCATGACGAGGTGCGCGTGCTCTACCCCGAACCCCGTAGCCTCGCCGCCGTCGTCACCCCGTTGCACGATGACCAGGGCCAGACGCTGGGGGCCGTCGGACTGCTGCACGACGTGACAGACCTGCGGCGGCTGGATGAGGTGCGGCGGGAGTTCGTCGCCAACGCCAGCCACGAACTGCGAACCCCGGCCGCCGGGGTCAAGGCGCTGGCCGAGGCCCTGCAGATGGGGGCGCTGCGCGACCCGGAGCGCGGCCCGCGCTTCGTCGGGCAGATCGTCGAGGCGGCGGACCGACTGACCAGCATCCTGGATGACATGCTGGTGCTTACGCGCGTGGAGCGCGGCCAGCAACTGCTGAAGCCTGAGCCGGTGGCGGTGGCCCCCGCCGTGGCCGAGGTGGTCGAGGAACTCCGTCTGAGGGCCGAAGAGAAGGGGCTGGCGTTGGAGACGCGCGTTGGCGCCGAGGACATCGTGCGGGCCGACCCCCATGGCCTGCACACGGTACTGCTCAACCTGGCCGACAACGCCCTCAAGTACACGCCCCGGGGCGGCCTGGTCACGATCACCGGGCGCGCGGCGCCCGAAGGGTACGAACTGGCCGTCAGCGACACGGGCGTCGGCATCCCCCCCGAGCACCAGGGGCGCATCTTCGAGCGCTTCTACCGCGTGGACAAGGCCCGCGACCGCGCCACCGGCGGCACCGGCCTGGGCCTGTCCATTGTCAGGCACATCATGGAGTCGCACGGCGGGCGGGTGACGGTGCACAGCGTGCCGGGGGAGGGCTCGACCTTCAGCGTATTCTTCCCTGCGGCGGCGGGGGATGGGGACGCGGCGACGAAGTAG
- a CDS encoding response regulator transcription factor, giving the protein MAEHILIVEDEASLAEAVAYALGQEGLAVTVAGDGHQALDQFEQGRPDLVVLDLMLPGINGWDLFRAFRKQRPGVPVIMLTARADEADRVAGLEMGADDYVTKPFSMRELVARVRTVLRRAGSGAEAAPLTLSRGGIVVDRARHEVTADGAPVRLTPREFDLLAYLMEHAGRVRTREQILAAVWAQEEYLDERTVDVHIRWLRTKIETDPSHPRHLLTVRGVGYKFAEGA; this is encoded by the coding sequence ATGGCGGAACACATTCTGATCGTTGAGGACGAGGCGAGTCTGGCCGAGGCGGTGGCCTATGCGCTGGGGCAGGAGGGCCTGGCCGTGACTGTGGCGGGCGACGGCCACCAGGCGCTGGACCAGTTCGAGCAGGGCCGCCCCGACCTGGTCGTGCTGGACCTGATGCTGCCGGGCATCAACGGCTGGGACCTGTTCCGCGCCTTCCGCAAGCAGCGGCCCGGCGTGCCCGTCATCATGCTCACTGCCCGCGCCGACGAGGCCGACCGCGTGGCCGGCCTGGAGATGGGCGCGGATGACTACGTCACCAAGCCCTTCAGCATGCGCGAGTTGGTGGCCCGGGTGCGCACCGTGCTGCGGCGGGCGGGCAGTGGCGCCGAGGCCGCGCCTCTGACGCTCAGCCGGGGCGGCATCGTGGTGGATCGCGCGCGCCATGAGGTGACCGCGGACGGAGCGCCGGTGCGACTCACCCCCCGCGAGTTCGACCTGCTCGCCTACCTGATGGAGCACGCCGGCCGCGTCCGCACCCGCGAGCAGATACTGGCCGCCGTCTGGGCGCAGGAGGAGTACCTCGACGAGCGCACCGTGGACGTGCACATCCGCTGGCTGCGCACCAAGATCGAGACGGACCCCTCCCATCCCCGGCATCTCCTCACCGTGCGCGGCGTGGGCTACAAGTTCGCGGAGGGCGCATGA
- a CDS encoding aldo/keto reductase family protein has translation MQYRHLGKWGVQISTVGLGSWLTIGMHVADDLAAEHVKLCFDHGVNWFDTANAYNRGQAEIAFGKILKDYPRESFVLATKVWAPMGDGPNDRGLSAKHIREQCHASLQRLQMDYVDLYQCHRPDPGTPVQETVRVMDDLARAGKIIYWGVSEWPAALIQEAVGTAERLGCRPPVSNQPRYSMLWRNPEPEVFPTTLKLGLGNVVFSPLAHGVLTGKYEPGQPPPAGSRAADESTNKIMMDLYYADENLRKAQELKTMAGDLGLTTAQLALAWCLKHPAVTSVILGATKTEQLQGNLAAAEAELPDDVYRRCGELFPLPASLAP, from the coding sequence ATGCAGTACCGACATCTGGGCAAGTGGGGCGTACAGATCAGCACCGTCGGCCTCGGAAGCTGGCTGACCATCGGCATGCACGTGGCGGACGATCTGGCCGCCGAGCATGTGAAGCTGTGCTTCGACCACGGCGTCAACTGGTTTGACACGGCCAATGCCTACAACCGCGGGCAGGCCGAGATTGCCTTCGGCAAGATACTCAAGGACTACCCCCGCGAGTCCTTCGTCCTGGCCACGAAGGTCTGGGCGCCGATGGGCGACGGGCCCAACGACCGAGGACTGTCGGCCAAGCACATCCGCGAGCAGTGCCATGCCAGCCTGCAGCGGCTGCAGATGGACTACGTGGACCTGTACCAGTGCCACCGGCCCGACCCAGGCACGCCGGTGCAGGAGACGGTGCGCGTGATGGACGACCTGGCCCGGGCGGGCAAGATCATCTACTGGGGCGTGTCCGAGTGGCCTGCGGCGCTGATTCAGGAGGCCGTGGGCACAGCCGAGCGCCTCGGGTGCCGGCCGCCGGTGTCCAACCAGCCGCGCTACTCGATGCTCTGGCGCAACCCGGAGCCGGAGGTCTTTCCGACCACGCTCAAGCTGGGCCTGGGCAATGTGGTGTTCTCGCCGCTGGCGCACGGAGTGCTGACGGGCAAGTACGAGCCCGGCCAGCCGCCCCCGGCCGGCAGCCGCGCGGCCGACGAGAGCACCAACAAGATCATGATGGACCTGTACTACGCCGACGAGAACCTGCGCAAGGCGCAGGAGTTGAAGACCATGGCCGGCGACCTGGGGCTGACCACGGCGCAGTTGGCGCTGGCCTGGTGCCTGAAGCACCCGGCGGTCACGTCGGTGATCCTCGGGGCGACGAAGACCGAGCAACTGCAGGGCAACCTGGCGGCGGCGGAGGCGGAGTTGCCCGACGACGTGTACCGGCGCTGCGGGGAGCTGTTCCCGCTGCCGGCGTCGCTGGCGCCGTGA
- a CDS encoding DUF1559 domain-containing protein, which yields MRRGFTLIELLVVIAIIAILAAILFPVFAKAREKARQTSCLSNLKQMGLAWLQYAQDYDEKVAVCRVSSTCSGSVSSFFQDFPYLLMPYVKNNQVFDCPSSGYAKYAGTTSYNPASYQQNVYLGNEPLGTPNNYRPASLGTITSPATCPLQWDSANTNCEGWWVANYLGIRHNDGFNCSFCDGHSKWLSKQTALGTISASP from the coding sequence ATGCGGCGCGGTTTCACACTGATAGAACTGTTGGTCGTGATCGCCATCATCGCCATCCTGGCGGCCATCCTCTTCCCGGTCTTCGCCAAGGCCCGAGAGAAGGCCCGCCAGACGAGCTGCCTGAGCAACCTCAAGCAGATGGGCCTGGCCTGGCTGCAGTACGCGCAGGACTACGATGAGAAGGTTGCCGTGTGTCGTGTCTCGTCCACGTGCTCCGGCTCGGTCTCGAGCTTTTTCCAGGACTTCCCGTATCTCCTCATGCCGTATGTCAAGAACAACCAGGTCTTCGACTGCCCCTCCAGCGGGTACGCGAAGTACGCCGGCACCACCTCGTACAACCCGGCCAGCTACCAGCAGAATGTCTATCTGGGCAATGAGCCCCTCGGCACGCCCAACAACTATCGGCCAGCCTCACTGGGAACGATCACCTCGCCGGCCACCTGTCCGCTGCAGTGGGACAGCGCCAACACCAACTGCGAGGGCTGGTGGGTAGCCAACTACCTGGGCATCCGCCACAACGACGGGTTCAACTGCAGTTTCTGCGACGGCCACTCCAAGTGGCTGAGCAAGCAGACCGCCCTCGGCACGATCAGCGCCTCGCCCTAG
- a CDS encoding LamG domain-containing protein — protein MRTLAIALMMVTITAAALAADFPALNPRVQWLETERLRGVLFHDPTVEPLRPRFVLPPQEGGARNAPPLTVVGESLFMLLPDRDRSVACEITGVSGQSVWPHTLYALFDGAGQELATGVVAPGKTTRVAVAKQPGVCTLLVNSGPGSRNTARVKPLVSCWCLDGGPHSAYDRTPLHLHFLRDLKLGGFNVAMIDFERYADDFLTPAGLKDWTAKVKRWCDYAKKVNLRVMPTVNLGGSGAEVRAWEGCRPGLYIEHLEKLPLAPCPLDRRMWEQVYLSRARVAAELSRSNPCVVGFGLDPEMYAAWKYGHYMMSGTCFCDTCLGGFLKAKQQDMGLLTQLTTGQARYDWLQAQKLYPEYDRYLENEMAAIAGWCRNELHKINPDFLTDMFVTEIGNWFCRGIARGFGQPGVPTVNFAEHTYYGVGFDPQWLGKITQAYRDWGAEVLQGSAVWDVYFPATEPRFFAAHAYNLVTKGQGYWHWPGDNLYRDWGCRFAYLGKPSWHDDFWPAAVWAHQEADRWLKDRNYRSPLDQWEPVPWKGKYKESEGGWQTEPDVLRPERIPAYPVHVPAPAELYFRVRPDSDSLALLARCRNAGESALLKLYDPQGAEVASAEVAATEESAVEAGQPVAGVWRLGVAPLGGAKTAEVMLTLKGPRPLLASDPRVLPEAIAKPRGLIGYWKLDEGKGESFADSSPPPPYPGAVRTATWTTGKQGSALAFDGRSSEAVIIADEPFHKLKSFSLCAWVKLNSLSQPGNGRTIVNKGPESPVQHFWWWIGYPPNYQLTLEMGNEKHQWGTSFATGALQWETGRWYHLAVTCQRDGDRVIVCHYRDGKLLARSEKQDDLHSGAYDLRLGSYGGLHFMDGVIDEIRLFSTTLTAEQVAAEAK, from the coding sequence ATGAGAACTCTGGCCATTGCACTCATGATGGTCACCATCACGGCGGCGGCCCTCGCCGCCGACTTCCCCGCCCTGAACCCGCGGGTGCAGTGGCTGGAGACCGAGCGCCTGCGCGGGGTGCTCTTCCATGACCCCACCGTCGAGCCCCTCCGGCCGCGCTTCGTGCTGCCGCCCCAGGAGGGCGGGGCGCGCAACGCGCCTCCCCTGACCGTGGTCGGTGAGAGCCTCTTCATGCTGCTGCCCGACCGGGACAGGAGCGTCGCCTGCGAGATCACCGGCGTCTCCGGGCAGTCGGTCTGGCCGCACACGCTCTATGCGCTCTTCGATGGCGCAGGGCAGGAACTGGCGACGGGCGTCGTCGCGCCGGGCAAGACGACGCGGGTGGCGGTGGCGAAGCAGCCCGGGGTCTGCACGTTGCTGGTCAACTCCGGCCCTGGGAGCCGCAACACCGCGCGGGTCAAGCCGCTGGTGTCGTGCTGGTGCCTCGATGGCGGTCCACACAGTGCGTATGATCGCACGCCCCTGCACCTGCACTTCCTGCGCGACCTGAAGCTGGGGGGCTTCAACGTGGCGATGATTGACTTCGAGCGCTACGCCGATGACTTCCTGACCCCGGCAGGGCTGAAGGACTGGACGGCCAAGGTCAAGCGCTGGTGCGACTACGCGAAGAAGGTCAACCTGCGCGTCATGCCGACGGTGAACCTCGGCGGCAGCGGAGCCGAGGTGAGGGCCTGGGAGGGCTGTCGGCCGGGGCTGTATATCGAGCACTTGGAGAAGCTGCCGCTGGCGCCGTGTCCGCTGGACCGGAGGATGTGGGAGCAGGTCTACCTGTCGCGGGCGCGGGTGGCGGCCGAGCTGTCACGCAGCAACCCCTGCGTTGTCGGCTTCGGCCTGGACCCCGAGATGTACGCTGCCTGGAAGTACGGCCACTACATGATGAGCGGCACGTGCTTCTGTGACACCTGCCTCGGCGGGTTCCTCAAGGCCAAGCAGCAGGACATGGGGCTGCTCACGCAGCTCACGACCGGCCAGGCGCGCTACGACTGGCTCCAGGCGCAGAAGCTGTACCCCGAGTACGACAGGTATCTTGAGAACGAGATGGCGGCCATCGCGGGCTGGTGCCGGAACGAGTTGCACAAGATCAACCCCGACTTCCTGACCGACATGTTCGTCACCGAGATCGGCAACTGGTTCTGCCGGGGCATCGCCCGGGGCTTCGGCCAGCCGGGCGTGCCGACGGTGAACTTCGCCGAGCACACCTACTACGGCGTGGGCTTCGACCCCCAGTGGCTCGGGAAGATCACGCAGGCGTACCGGGACTGGGGCGCGGAGGTGTTGCAGGGCAGCGCCGTGTGGGATGTGTACTTCCCGGCCACCGAGCCCCGGTTCTTCGCCGCCCATGCCTACAACCTGGTCACCAAGGGCCAGGGCTACTGGCACTGGCCCGGGGACAACCTGTACCGCGACTGGGGCTGCCGCTTCGCCTACCTGGGCAAGCCCTCGTGGCATGACGACTTCTGGCCCGCGGCGGTGTGGGCGCACCAGGAAGCGGACAGGTGGCTCAAGGACCGGAACTACCGCAGCCCGCTGGACCAGTGGGAGCCGGTGCCGTGGAAGGGCAAGTACAAGGAGAGCGAGGGCGGTTGGCAGACCGAGCCCGACGTGCTCCGCCCCGAGCGCATCCCGGCCTATCCCGTCCACGTTCCGGCGCCGGCGGAGCTGTACTTCCGCGTGCGGCCGGACAGTGACAGCCTCGCCCTCCTGGCCCGTTGCCGCAACGCCGGCGAGAGTGCGCTGCTGAAGCTGTATGACCCGCAGGGCGCCGAGGTGGCGTCCGCCGAGGTGGCGGCAACGGAGGAGAGCGCGGTGGAGGCCGGGCAGCCCGTGGCCGGCGTCTGGCGCCTGGGGGTCGCGCCGCTGGGCGGGGCCAAGACGGCGGAGGTCATGCTGACGCTCAAAGGTCCACGCCCGCTGCTGGCCAGTGACCCGCGGGTCCTGCCTGAAGCGATCGCCAAACCCAGGGGGCTGATCGGGTACTGGAAGCTGGACGAGGGCAAGGGCGAGAGCTTCGCCGACAGCAGCCCGCCGCCGCCCTATCCGGGTGCGGTGCGCACCGCCACCTGGACGACCGGCAAGCAGGGCAGCGCGCTGGCCTTCGACGGGCGCTCGTCCGAGGCGGTCATCATCGCCGACGAGCCCTTCCACAAACTCAAGAGCTTCAGCCTGTGCGCGTGGGTCAAGCTCAACTCGCTCAGCCAGCCGGGCAACGGCCGCACGATCGTCAACAAGGGCCCCGAGAGCCCGGTGCAGCACTTCTGGTGGTGGATCGGCTATCCGCCGAACTATCAGCTCACGCTGGAGATGGGCAACGAGAAGCACCAGTGGGGCACGAGCTTCGCGACCGGTGCGCTGCAGTGGGAGACCGGCCGGTGGTATCACCTCGCGGTGACGTGCCAGCGTGACGGCGACAGGGTGATCGTCTGCCACTATCGCGACGGGAAGCTGCTGGCGCGGAGTGAGAAGCAGGACGACCTGCATTCGGGGGCCTATGACCTGCGGCTGGGGAGCTACGGCGGGCTGCACTTCATGGACGGGGTCATTGACGAGATCAGGCTCTTCAGCACGACGCTGACGGCCGAGCAGGTGGCCGCCGAGGCGAAGTAG